A window from Lagopus muta isolate bLagMut1 chromosome 5, bLagMut1 primary, whole genome shotgun sequence encodes these proteins:
- the LOC125693687 gene encoding basic proline-rich protein-like — protein sequence MGLKPRRARRLASRSPGGRAASPREAPAGAPPRLAKPRRARRLASRSPGGRAASPREAPAGAPPRLAKPRRARRLASRSPGGRAASPREAPAGAPPRLAKPPRARRLASRSPPGRAASPREAPPGAPPRLAKPPRARRLASRSPPGRAASPREAPPGRAASPREAPPGRAASPREAPPGAPPRLAKPPRARRLASRSPPGRAASPREAPPGAPPRLAKPPRARRLASRSPPGRAASPREAPPGAPPRLAKPPRARRLASRSPPGRAASPREAPPGAPPRLAKPPRARRLASRSPPGRAASPREAPPGAPPRLAKPPRARRLASRSPPGRAASPREAPPGAPPRLAKPPRARRLASRSPPGRAASPREAPPGAPPRLAKPPRARRLASRSPPGRAASPREAPPGAPPRLAKPPRARRLASRSPPGRAASPREAPPGAPPRLAKPPPGAPPRLAKPPRARRLASRSPPGRAASPREAPPGAPPRLAKPPRARRLASRSPPGRAASPREAPPGAPPRLAKPPRARRLASRSPPGRAASPREAPPGAPPRLAKPPRARRLASRSPPGRAASPREAPPGAPPRLAKPPRARRLASRSPPGRAASPREAPPGAPPRLAKPPRARRLASRSPPGRAASPREAPPGAPPRLAKPPRARRLASRSPPGRAASPREAPPGAPPRLAKPPRARRSPRLLHLSPAPTPSRLSPNSPHPVPSVPLLWRPLAAAASTLCLFLTAPLFFSRTVEIAFLTCPPAHLI from the coding sequence ATGGGTCTGAAGCCCCGGCGGGCGCGCCGCCTCGCCTCGCGAAGCCCCGGCGGGCGCGCCGCCTCGCCTCGCGAAGCCCCGGCGGGCGCGCCGCCTCGCCTCGCGAAGCCCCGGCGGGCGCGCCGCCTCGCCTCGCGAAGCCCCGGCGGGCGCGCCGCCTCGCCTCGCGAAGCCCCGGCGGGCGCGCCGCCTCGCCTCGCGAAGCCCCGGCGGGCGCGCCGCCTCGCCTCGCGAAGCCCCGGCGGGCGCGCCGCCTCGCCTCGCGAAGCCCCGGCGGGCGCGCCGCCTCGCCTCGCGAAGCCCCCCCGGGCGCGCCGCCTCGCCTCGCGAAGCCCCCCCGGGCGCGCCGCCTCGCCTCGCGAAGCCCCCCCGGGCGCGCCGCCTCGCCTCGCGAAGCCCCCCCGGGCGCGCCGCCTCGCCTCGCGAAGCCCCCCCGGGCGCGCCGCCTCGCCTCGCGAAGCCCCCCCCGGGCGCGCCGCCTCGCCTCGCGAAGCCCCCCCCGGGCGCGCCGCCTCGCCTCGCGAAGCCCCCCCGGGCGCGCCGCCTCGCCTCGCGAAGCCCCCCCGGGCGCGCCGCCTCGCCTCGCGAAGCCCCCCCGGGCGCGCCGCCTCGCCTCGCGAAGCCCCCCCGGGCGCGCCGCCTCGCCTCGCGAAGCCCCCCCGGGCGCGCCGCCTCGCCTCGCGAAGCCCCCCCGGGCGCGCCGCCTCGCCTCGCGAAGCCCCCCCGGGCGCGCCGCCTCGCCTCGCGAAGCCCCCCCGGGCGCGCCGCCTCGCCTCGCGAAGCCCCCCCGGGCGCGCCGCCTCGCCTCGCGAAGCCCCCCCGGGCGCGCCGCCTCGCCTCGCGAAGCCCCCCCGGGCGCGCCGCCTCGCCTCGCGAAGCCCCCCCGGGCGCGCCGCCTCGCCTCGCGAAGCCCCCCCGGGCGCGCCGCCTCGCCTCGCGAAGCCCCCCCGGGCGCGCCGCCTCGCCTCGCGAAGCCCCCCCGGGCGCGCCGCCTCGCCTCGCGAAGCCCCCCCGGGCGCGCCGCCTCGCCTCGCGAAGCCCCCCCGGGCGCGCCGCCTCGCCTCGCGAAGCCCCCCCGGGCGCGCCGCCTCGCCTCGCGAAGCCCCCCCGGGCGCGCCGCCTCGCCTCGCGAAGCCCCCCCGGGCGCGCCGCCTCGCCTCGCGAAGCCCCCCCGGGCGCGCCGCCTCGCCTCGCGAAGCCCCCCCGGGCGCGCCGCCTCGCCTCGCGAAGCCCCCCCGGGCGCGCCGCCTCGCCTCGCGAAGCCCCCCCGGGCGCGCCGCCTCGCCTCGCGAAGCCCCCCCGGGCGCGCCGCCTCGCCTCGCGAAGCCCCCCCCGGGCGCGCCGCCTCGCCTCGCGAAGCCCCCCCGGGCGCGCCGCCTCGCCTCGCGAAGCCCCCCCGGGCGCGCCGCCTCGCCTCGCGAAGCCCCCCCGGGCGCGCCGCCTCGCCTCGCGAAGCCCCCCCGGGCGCGCCGCCTCGCCTCGCGAAGCCCCCCCGGGCGCGCCGCCTCGCCTCGCGAAGCCCCCCCGGGCGCGCCGCCTCGCCTCGCGAAGCCCCCCCGGGCGCGCCGCCTCGCCTCGCGAAGCCCCCCCGGGCGCGCCGCCTCGCCTCGCGAAGCCCCCCCGGGCGCGCCGCCTCGCCTCGCGAAGCCCCCCCGGGCGCGCCGCCTCGCCTCGCGAAGCCCCCCCGGGCGCGCCGCCTCGCCTCGCGAAGCCCCCCCGGGCGCGCCGCCTCGCCTCGCGAAGCCCCCCCGGGCGCGCCGCCTCGCCTCGCGAAGCCCCCCCGGGCGCGCCGCCTCGCCTCGCGAAGCCCCCCCGGGCGCGCCGCCTCGCCTCGCGAAGCCCCCCCGGGCGCGCCGCCTCGCCTCGCGAAGCCCCCCCGGGCGCGCCGCCTCGCCTCGCGAAGCCCCCCCGGGCGCGCCGCCTCGCCTCGCGAAGCCCCCCCGGGCGCGCCGCCTCGCCTCGCGAAGCCCCCCCGGGCGCGCCGCCTCGCCTCGCGAAGCCCCCCCGGGCGCGCCGCCTCGCCTCGCGAAGCCCCCCCGGGCGCGCCGAAGCCCCCGCCTGTTGCACCTCAGTCCGGCCCCGACCCCATCACGCCTTAGCCCAAATTCGCCGCACCCCGTCCCCTCCGTACCTCTGCTCTGGAGACCGCTTGCCGCCGCCGCTTCTACgctctgccttttcctcacaGCACCCCTCTTCTTCTCACGCACTGTGGAGATTGCGTTTCTCACCTGTCCGCCCGCGCACCTTATATAG
- the PPP1R3C gene encoding protein phosphatase 1 regulatory subunit 3C: MIQILDPRPLPNSIMPVDVAMRICLAHSPPLKSFLSPLESCQRNNFVNRFKPLRPCLHVRRDSEAQNSDWNHSSARAKKRVVFADSKGLSLTAIHTFSEVQEHPSWDLQFDLIGLESITSNLKLHEEKNLILDFPRPSADYLDFRNRLQKNLVCLENCSLQEKVLSGTVKVKNVSFEKKVHVRITFDTWKTYTDMACVYMNNIYGDSENDTFSFTIDLPPAIPSQEKIEFCISYQSGERTFWDNNEGQNYKILHAEWKSDGVRIPSATKDCFDVPTPRRGQEREPDHLGSPRLSSGLFPQWQSSGGIENSSPYW; the protein is encoded by the coding sequence ATGATTCAGATCTTAGATCCGAGACCCTTGCCAAACTCCATCATGCCTGTGGACGTGGCCATGAGAATCTGCCTAGCCCATTCACCACCTCTGAAGAGCTTCCTCAGCCCCCTTGAGAGCTGCCAGAGAAATAACTTTGTGAACAGATTCAAACCTCTCAGACCATGTCTCCATGTGAGACGTGACTCTGAGGCACAGAACAGTGACTGGAACCACTCGTCAGCCCGAGCCAAAAAGCGAGTTGTGTTTGCAGATTCAAAGGGGCTCTCCCTGACAGCAATACACACTTTCTCAGAGGTCCAGGAGCACCCTAGCTGGGATCTCCAGTTTGATCTTATAGGTCTTGAAAGCATAACCTCTAACCTGAAGCTTCATGAGGAGAAAAACTTGATTCTGGATTTCCCACGTCCCTCTGCTGActacctggacttcaggaaCCGCCTGCAGAAGAACTTGGTCTGTCTGGAGAACTGCAGCCTACAAGAGAAGGTGCTGTCAGGCACTGTGAAAGTAAAAAATGTGAGCTTTGAGAAGAAGGTTCATGTTCGAATCACCTTTGATACGTGGAAGACTTACACGGACATGGCGTGTGTATACATGAACAATATTTATGGTGATTCTGAAAATGATACCTTCTCATTTACTATTGACTTGCCTCCTGCCATTCCTTCTCAAGAGAAAATAGAGTTCTGCATTTCCTACCAAAGTGGAGAGCGTACCTTCTGGGACAATAATGAGGGGCAGAATTATAAGATTCTCCATGCAGAGTGGAAATCTGATGGTGTTCGGATACCATCTGCCACAaaagactgttttgatgttCCAACTCCAAGGAGAGGGCAGGAGAGAGAGCCCGATCATCTCGGCAGTCCAAGGCTGTCCAGTGGCCTCTTTCCCCAGTGGCAGAGCTCAGGTGGGATTGAAAATTCATCACCATATTGGTGA